CAAAGTTTTTCTCAGCGTCCTCCATGTTATGCTCAAAAGATTCCACTGAGCCGATTGTAAAGGTATAATGCGGCCCGGTACTGATCCCCTTGCCAAAGGCGGTCGTAAAAACTTCTTTGAATGCCGGATCCTTTGCAAAAGCGCTTTTGAGATACACATTAACTTTCTCTTTGTTAACAACCTCCAGTCTTTCTACCGCTTTGCGGTTCAATATCGTGGTTGAAAATTGCTGCCAGGTGGTTTCCTTTACATTATACGAACCGCTCCACAAGGGCGATAGGATCACATACAGAAATATGATCACATATACCCAAACCCAGCTGAATGCTGGCCTGGTTTTTCTTTTTACCGGCCTGCCGGGTTTCACCTGCTGATTATTTTTCATGGCGTTATTCCGGTATCTGGATCGGTGATTTAGCTTCTTTATTTATTTCATATTTGGCCAGCTGCGTCAAACGATCGTCGATGTTTTTTTCATTGATCTCCATCTGGTAGAAAATAGCTGCGGCCTTTTCCAGGTCTAAGTCCCCGGCAAATGCCGCGGCAGTGCCGTATGCGCTTATTTTATAATGATTAATCACTTGTATGCAGGCGAGCAGGCAGGCATCGCGAACCTGGATGTCTCTGCAAATACCCAATATTTCGTTCGTTTCATCCGTTAAGCTTTGCATAACCGGATCAGCACGGTTTGCAGAGATAATCTGCGCTTCTAAAATAAATGCATCCATTTGCTGGATATGCACATTCACCTGGTCAAGGTACTTTTGCAGCACTTGCCTGAGTTGAACAGATCCTGTGTCATTGATCCATACTGGCAAGTTCTTTTGCAGCTGAAGCTCTCCGCTGGTGAATTTTCCGGTTTGATGATCCAGCAGCTGACGTAAGGTGGCAATGGTTGAAGTGGTTTCCATGGTCTTTGCATTTTAACACTCAAATTTAAGCCACGGTACTTTACTTGCAGATGATGAGCGTCATGAGGAATACTGATTGTTATCATAGATCAGCGGCCTTTGGTCGTTTTACTTTGTTATGAAATTTTAAGCTAATGCCCCGTAAAGTAATAGCAAAGAAACGATGCCCGAGGAAACCCCTGTTGTAGCGCCGCAGCCCGAGATAAATCCCACGGTTGAACCGGTAACCGCGCCGGCACCGTACACGTAAACTCCGTTATAAATTATACCGTCATCACCGGGTTTGTATTTTTTACGGCATTGGGCATATTGATGCTGATCATCTCCGACAGGCGGGCACTTGCATTTATCCTTCGTAAACTCAATCAGTTTAAATGGCTCAGGCGGTTTATTGCGAAAGCCAGCCCCTTGTATTTAACCAAAAGTAAACAGAAAAACTGGCGCGCGCTTCATGAACCTAAAAAGCCGGTCGCCATGGCGGTACTCTTACAGATGGGTATCATCACACTGGATGCCATAACGGTCTTTGCGATCCTGCAGGGTTTCCATGTTATGCTTAATCCCTGCAAGGTTATGTTTGGATTGCTGTTAACCCTGGCAATTGGCTCATTACCTGTTTCGCCCGGTGCGCTGATCGCTTACGAAAGTGCGATGACCTTTTTTTTTACGCTGCTTGGTGTGCCGGTACACGCGGCACTGATCGTGACCCTGCTTTTTCGTTTTTTTACCTTTTGGCTACCAATGCCGGCGGGTCTGTTTCTTTACCGGGACCTCCGGCGGCGGCAAACATAGCTCAGGGTCATATTCCAAAATGCCCGCCGTCATTTATCAGCCCCTTAACAATTTATAATTTGCAGGTGTAATTAGTTAATGTATAGCTATGAAAACTATCCTTGTATTAACGGATCTTTCCAAAAATGCCGGCCACGCTGCCGAATCTGCTGCCTGGCTCGCCGAACAACTGCATGCCGGGTTGGTGTTGTGGCATTGTTACCCAAAAATACCAGTGATGCCCGGCTATGCCGGCGGAGCGATGATTGCCCGGGCAATGGTAGGGCCTGTTGAGGGCGAAGAAGCCCTTCACCATGCGTTGGTGGAACTCGAAGATTATATAACAGGTACAGACGGCAAATATAAACCACAGCTCCGCGCACAATATTGCGAAGGAAGCCTTTAGGATGAACTTCGCTCGGAAATTGCGAAAAATGCATTCGAGTTGATTGTAACTGGTGCCTCCACCGATTGCGTAGCCGATCATGTTTTTTTTGGCAGCGATACCTGGAAGATCATCGAAACTGCTAATTGCCCGGTACTCATCGTGCCGCCAAAAGCAGGCCTGGACCAGTTGAACAAGGTAGTTTTCGCTACAGATTTTGAAACGGGCGATCTGGAAGCGATAATGTACCTGGAGGTATTAAGCAACACACTGGATTTCCGGACCGAGATTGTCCATGTTACGGTTAATGGGGATATGGACAAGGCGATGATGGAAAAAGCAGCGGCGTTTAATGAAAAGCTCGCTGATCTGAAACGCCCCGTTACCTATAAAGAGATCCGGGGAAAAGAAGTGGTTAGTCGCCTTAACCGGATCAGTAAACAAACAGGTGCCGATATGTTGGCCATGACCCATCACCAATATTCCTTTTTTAAAAAGCTCTTTAGTGATAGCATCGCCAAACAAGAACTTGCGCATCAGCGCATACCCTTACTGATCTTTCCAATAAATTACAGGTCATCATGATTGTTGCGGTTTTGGGACTTCCCGGCAGCGGCAAAACTTACTTTGCAGCGGCATTGGCAGCCCGGTTGAACGCCCGGCTGATTAGCAGCGATACGGTTCGCCGGCAAATGAATCAAAACGGGAGGTACGATGACCTGGCTAAGAAAGCGGTTTACCTCGAGATGATTTCGCTAATGGAGTCCGGTATCGCCGATGAGCAAAGCGTAGTGCTGGACGCTACCTTTTACAAAGCAAACTTGCGAATTTTATTCATGGAAAAAGCAGAAGAACTGAGCTTGCCGATATACTTTATTGAGGTGCGCGCTGCTGAAGCAACAATCAAAAAAAGGGTGGCACAACGGCGGCCGGATAGCGAAGCGGGTTTTGCCGCTTACCAAAATGTAAAACAGGAGTTTGAGGCATTAACGGGCCCTCACCTGGTGTTGTTTTCCGATCGGCGCTCATTGCATCAGATGCTGGAGACCGCGACAGCCTACCTGTATGACCATGAAGACAAGTGAAATTAAGCGACTGGCTGATGCGCTGGATGAGCCGGCTCAGTCGGAAGAACCAGTTTTGATCGAGACGCATATCTCCTGGATCATCCTGGCGGGCGGCTTCGCTTATAAAATCAAAAAGCCGGTACTCTTCTCCTTCCTGGATTTTACATCATCAGAAAAAAGGAAATACTACTGCGAACGGGAACTCGTTTTAAACCGGCGACTGGCAGCGCAAATGTATTTACGGGTCATTCCGGTTTGTCAAAACGGGGTGGACTTTTCTGTAAACCAGAAAAACGGGCAGATAGTGGATTATGCCCTGCAGATGGTACGTATGGATTCTGCAAAAGAAATGAACAAAATGCTACTGGCGGGCCAGGTACGCGAGGAGACGATTTTCTCTTTAGCAGCCAAACTTGCCGCATTTCACCGCGCAGCGACAGTTATTTCACAACCGCTGGATATCTCTGCCCTCGGGGAGCGTTTTAATGATCTGTTGTCGGCGCGGACTTTTGCAGGGCAGCATTTAGGCTCATCTTTTTCTACGCTCATCACAGGTGCCATTCAATACTCGAACCGTTTCCTGGATAAATACCGTTCCGCTATTTTGGAACGGTCTGTTAAGGGATTTGTCCGCGATCTGCATGGCGACCTGCATACCGCGAATATTTTCTTATATGATGACCCGGTGATCTTCGACTGCATTGAATTTAATGACGCGATGCGGGAACTGGATATTTTGGATGAATTGGCCTTCCTGGGGATGGATATCGAAGCTTACGGGAGAAAAGACCTGAGCGACCTGCTTTATAACGAATACCACAGGATGTTGGGTATAGATCAAAACCAGGGGACAATTGCACTTTACGTCTATTATAAATGTTACCGGGCCAATGTCCGGGCAAAGGTGCTGCTTTTGCGCGCAGCTGAAACCAAAGACCGGCAAGTTTTTGCTGCAAGCATTCATTCGGCCAGGGGTTATCTCCAACTGTTAGCCAATTACATGGAAGCTTAGTTTCCCCGTATTGTATGTTATAAGCAATGTCCAGCTTCGCCGTCTCTGCATAGGCGCAATTGGCTGAAAAGCCGGTGAGAACTGGCACCTTTTTCATTTATATTTCTTTTTTAATGCGCGCCATAACTTCAATGCTTCCTTTTGCAGTTTCCGCGCCTGTTCCATGCAATTTGCCTGCTCGTCTTTTTCGCAGAGCGGGAAATCTGTTTTTATCAGAAACCGGGCACTGAGGCCCTTATGCATATTGCTCTTTTTTGACATCACAATGAATTTGACAGATCCAAAGTTACCCGGTATACAAATGGTGAAGAATGATTGCCGGCACCGTAATAACTGATCATGGACAGGTCCATTGTCAGTTTATTGTGACAACGATCAGGAGCGGTCATGACGCGAATCATTGCGAGGCCGCGAGCAGCCGGTTAGTTTTGCCTTTAAACTTATAACCATGGAAACGATCCCCTCTATTTCTTGCCTCCGTCAGCTTTTGGACGTGGATATCAGCCGGATGAAAAGTGCTGAACTTCAGCTAAAAAACACTATCATCAGCTGGGTCAGTAACGAAAATTCTATGCCGCTCAGGTTGTTGATGAATGACTACCTGGATGTTGTCGAGAAACATATCCGCCTGCTGGAGATCTTTTGTAAAGAAGAGAAGATCAGTGCCTATGACCTTACCAACGGTGTTATGAAAACTTATATCGCCGAGGCGGCCGAAAAGCTGGCCTGTTGTTCATGCCCCGAGATTAAAGATGCTTGTTTGCTGGCAGCTTTTCAACAGATCAACCATTATAAAATCAGCGTGTATGGCACAGCTGCCGCCTTTGCCGGCGCGCTCAGGCTTCAGAAGGCGGGACTGCTGTTTCACCAGGCCGAGCTGGATGAAAAGGACATGGATGAGCGGCTTTCGTACCTGGCCGAACATGAATTGAACAAAAAGGCTATAGCGCCGTTTGCGCTGGCTTCATAAATAAAGCAACGATCAAATATTAATACTATGGATACGACCCTTAGCCCAGAAATACATGAGGTCATTGATGCGATACACTACCGCCCGGCTTTATCGCTGATACTGCCGCTTGAACCTCATATCAGTTTGAAAACAGAAACTGCCCACATAGTCAAAATTGCCGCGGATAATGCAGAACGCGAGATGCGCCGGTATTATCCCGAAGAGCAATGCCAGCTGATTATGCGAAAACTTCAATCGCTGACCGCTGACCTGGACATTCCGGCCAAAAAGAAAGGTATGGCCATTTACATATCGCCGGTATTTGAGAGAGTACTTTACCTGGATTGCCCGGTTACCCAGCAGATCATCGTAGATGAATCTTTTGAGATCAGGGACCTGCTTTACAATGCAAAACAGGACATTAAATTTCTGCTGTTGCTGTTAACCGGACAGGAAAGCAGGTTTTTCCTGGGAGACGCTGTCGGGTTAACCCCGTTACCAGCACGCATGGCCGGATCAATTGAAACGGAAGAGCGGGACATGCCGGAAAGGATAAGTAATTTCTCCGATATGACTGAGCATAAACGGGTTACGGCCAGGAAATTCCTGGCGCATATCGACCATGAACTGGGAGATCTGGTCGGCGAACATCAGCTGCCGGTGCTTGTACTGGGTACCGGGGGAATATTGGGCGAGTTTAGAAAGCAGAGTAAGTATACTGCTTCGGTAATTGGCTACGTAAGTGGCAATTATGACAATACTTCCATGGCAGCGTTGACTGAGCTGATCGAACCTCATTTGGACGCCTGGAAAATCACCCGTCAGCAGCAATGGATCGAGCAAGTTGAGGAAGCCGCTGACCAGTTTCGGCTTGCGGTTGGTATCCGGGAGGTATGGCAGGCGGCCAGTGAAGGCAAAGGCAAGCTGCTGATCGTGGAAAAGAGCTACCGGTTCCCCGCCCAGCATGGTGTGGAGCCCGGCACTATCGAAGCGCTTACCGAACCCTATAATCATTTTTCGTATATCCGCGATGCTGTGGATGATGTACTGGAAAAGGTATTGGGAAGCGGCGGGGATGTGGTATTTACCGAAGATGGTGCTCTCGGGCGGTTTGGTCAGGTTGCCCTGATCAAATATTACGAATAGCTGATGTAGGTCATGTATGAAGGTGACCGCCATCCTTTTATCGGCCCATTACCAGGGTTTACATTTGAACAAATATTAACCATTAAATATTCACCATTATGAAAACACACGCAGTAACAAAATTAGCAGAAAAAGCTCCTTCACTGTTTACCGACAGGATGCCGGCATTATTTGAAGATTTTTTCAGGCCCTGGAATGAATTATTCGACGGCCACTTTTTGAGAAGGGAGCTGAATGTCCCGGCGGTAAATATTACTGACCACAAGAACCAATACATTTTATCGATGTCGGCCCCCGGATTAAAAAAAGATGACTTTAAGATCGATGTGGACGGCGACGTGTTGACCATCAGCAGCGAAAAGGAAGAAAGCAAGGAAGAAAAAGACGAAAAGTATACCCGTAAGGAGTATAACTATTCTTCTTTCAGCCGCAGCTTTACGCTTCCAGAAGGAACTGATAAGGAAAAGGTTGCGGCCAAATACGAGAACGGAATATTGAAAATTACGGTGCCGCATAACCACGCCGTCAAAAGCCCTTCAGCGAAGCATATTGCTGTAAATTAAGCCGCTTTAACCAATGGCCTATGCCCCGCCCCAAAAGGTGGCGGGGTCTATCATTTATCCAGGTAAATCCGCCCTGATATGTCCCGAAAAGTTTTACTGATATGCGGCATCCTTTCTTCGCTGTTGTATGCAGCGCTGAATGTTATTGTGCCCTCGCAATGGTCGGCCTACCATTCGGCTTCGCAGACGGTGAGTGAACTCTCTGCCATCGGCGCACCGACCAGGACGTTGTGGGAATGGCTTTGCGCGCCTTATACTATACTCGTTATGGCATTTGCTTATGGGGTTTGGAGAGCCGCAGAAGGTAACCGTCCGCTGCGTACAGCCGGCAGACTGCTGATCGCCTATGGCGGGCTCGGCCTGCTCTGGCCTTTTGCACCAATGCACCTTAGGGAGACACTGGCCGCCGGCGGTGCCACCTATTCTGACACGCTACATATTGCCCTGGGTGTTGTAACCGAAGTCCTGTTTCTGCTGGCGCTGGGTTTTGCGGCGGCGGCTTTTGGCCGGGCATTCCGGATCTATTCCATCATCACTTTTGTGGTGCTGCTCGTTTTCGGGATATTGACATTCCTGGAGGCCCCGCTTGTAGGCAGGAACCAGCCTACGCCGTTCATCGGGATATGGGAGCGGATAAATATCGGCGTTTTCCTGATTTGGGTAGTGGTGCTCGCCGTCGTACTCTTGCGTAAGCCAAACAACATAACTGCCATTTACACCTATAATGGCAGAAGCACCCGGCTTAATAATTACACTATTTAATTTCACTTATCATAGCTGGAAGTCCAGTTGCCTTCCACGGCAATTAAATTGAGCCCTTTTTAATGTTTCATCTGCTATGCTTTTTTTGTCCGGGAGCCCGTCAGCCTATGATTTCCATAATGGCCGCCGCCAGAAATACAACCAGCCAGAATATCAGCGTAACGCTGCACTCTCTTCCGATCCAATCGGGCAGCTTATGTCGTTCTTTCAGGTATGTCATCTTTAAATTTAATAAGCAGGTTAACGTTTCCTTTTTGTATTCACCTGATAAAGTAAAGATGTTTTTATCTGGCGTTACCTGATGACAATCAGTTATTTAGGTGATCGAAATCATGCCTGCTGAAAGCAAATGCGATTAAGTTTGTTACAACTACCGTCAAATATTGACGGCGAAGCTTTTGTTGATCTTACTGTTAAGGTGATGGAAATAAAATATCAGGGCGAAGTCAGTATACCCGCGGGTAACGTAAGGCTAAAAGGCGAATTATTTATAATGAAAGCTGCAAAAGCCATCATTGTTTTTTCGCATGGCGGCGGCAGCAGCCGGTTTAGCAAACGCAACCAGTACGTGGCTACCTATCTGCGGGCACATGGCTTTGGTACGCTTTTATTTGACCAATTGACCCCAGAGGAAGATCAAAACTATTATAACCGTTTTGCCATTGATTTGCTTAAAGAACGGCTGGTGTCGGCCACTATTTGGCTCGCAAAGCTGCCTGCGGCAAAAGATGCCAGTATCGGTTATTTTGGTGCAAGTACAGGCGCAGCCTGCGCGCTCAGGGCGGCCAGCCAATTACATGACAGGATATTTGCCGTTGTATGCCGCGGTGGCCGGCCCGACCTGGCAATGGAAGACCTGCCTGTGGTGGAAGCGCCCACGCTTTTGATCGTAGGTAGTTTAGATCCGCAGGTGCTTGAATTTAATCGGGAAGCTTACCAGGAATTGCAGTGTGAAAAACATTTGGAGGTTGTGGAAGATGCGACCCATTTATTTGAAGAACCCGGCAAACTGGAAAAGGTTGGGGAACTGGCCGCTCAATTAAAAAAATATCAAAACGACAGCGGGATCGTTTTAGCGGTGCCCCGGGGGGCGTTCCCATTGCTTATACGGTTGCCCGGCAGTTAGGCTTTCCACTGGATATCGTCCTGACCAAAAAAATCGGACACCCCGGCAATAAAGAGTACGCCATCGGCGCTGCCAGTCTTTCAGATCATTTTGTGGTACCGCATCGCGATGTCCCGGACGTATATATTCAGCGCGAGTTGGTGGCCATCCGTGCCCGGCTACAGGAGATGTATCAAAAATTTATGGATGGCAAGACACCGGAAGATATCTCAGGCAAAACCGTGTTCGTCATCGACGACGGCATGGCTACCGGCAATACCATCAAAGCCACAGTCAAACTGCTTCGAAAGGGCCAGCCGGGTAAAATCGTGGTCGGCGTTCCCGTAGCATCCAAAGAGTCCATTCAAAAATTGGCTAATGAGGCAGATGAGATCGTTGCTTTGCAGATCCCCGAAGTGTTTTATGGCGTGGGTGCTTTTTATGAAAATTTCAGCGAGGTGAGCGACGAAGAGGTAACGTTTTACCTGGATAAGTTTAACCGGTTACGTAAAGCGGGATGACTTATATGTATGGTGATAAACGTGAATAATTGTCCGTACTGCCAATAAGCCTCAATTTACCGCATACGCTGGGGACCCTTGGTTCAAATTGCTGTCCTTATGGCTGCCGCGCTGCGTTATCAGTGTTATGCCAACCTCTGTAATTTTACCGCTTCTGCAAACGTAATTTAATAGTCGTACCCATATCTTTTCTTCGTAATGTAATGCATATCAGACTAATAGATGATGAGTGTCATTTGGTTTCTTCCCCGGTTTCCGGTCCTTTGTGTTCATAAACAATTATTGACCATTAAAAATTACTATTATGAAAACAGACATTGAAATCCAAAAAGATGTAATGGATGAATTGAAATGGGGGCCATTTCTGAATTCATCTGAAATTGGTGTTGCCGTTAAAAACGGCATCGTTACGCTATCAGGAATAGTAGATTCCTATTCCAAGAAATTAAGTGCCGAGAAAGCGGCCAAAAAAGTGGCAGGCGTGAGAGCCATTGCGGAAGACATTCAGATCGGCGTATCTCCAAGCTACCGGAAAACCGACGCGGAAGTTGCCGATGCGGTTTTCAATGCCCTGAAATGGCACTCTGCCGTTCCGGAAGAAAAGATCAAGATAAAAGTGGAGGACGGTGTGGTTACCCTGGAAGGTGAACTGGAATGGGAATACCAGCGGGTGAATGCCAGGACGGCTATTCAAAATCTTTCGGGTGTTCGTTCGGTAATCAACCTAATCACGATCAAACCCAGGCTGAACCCCTTCGAACTCGAACAAAAGATCATGGCAGCATTTAAAAGAAATGCAACGGTTGATGCCCTGAAGGTAAATGTCAGCACGAGCGGCAACAAGGTGATCCTGACCGGCAAAGTACGCTCGTTCGCCGAAAGCGAAGATGCCGAAGATGTAGCCTGGGCGGCGCCGGGTGTTTATCATGTGGAGAACAAGCTGACCATCGAAGAACCGGAACTGGTGTATTAATTTCTTTGAAACAAAACCATGAAAAAGTTAAAATTTGTACTCATGCCGGCGATGCTTATCGCCGGCTTGGCAACAAGATCAGCCGCACAGATCAATTTACCAGAGGTGCGGATCATTGTCTCGACTTATAAATATCTTAATGCAGCGGATAACCGCGAGATGGCTCAGCCCGTGAGGATGCTGGAACGCAAAGCAGCGGTTTACGATGTGAAAAAGTCTGAATATTACGATGACGACTATGACGGGTATTACATATCTTTCTACATTCCCGACGGCGAGATACTGGCCGCCTATGATAAAGATGGCAAACTGCTGCGCACGGCTGAGAAATTCAAGAATACCAAACTGCCGGCGGTTATCAGAGATGCAGTCATGCAGCGCTTTCCGAATTGGACGATCGCGCAGGACATTTACCAGGTGCATTATTATGATCATAAAGAAAAGGCGGATAAGACCTTTAAGCTGCTGCTGCAGAACGGCGATAAGCGGATGAAGGTAAAACTAAATGGAGAAGGAAAGTTTATTTAATATTCCACTAAATCAATTCACAACAACAGGGAAGCTTTCGTGAACACCATTTGCGGAGGCTTTCTTTTATAGTTATGAATAAGCTTATGGTCGCGCCCGGCCCCCGAAAAAACCGGCCAGCAAAGTTTGGTGTTCGGCTGTTACCTTGCCCGGTTGACCCGGTTCCGGCTGATCGCCCCGCTTTTTTGGAGGGGTAGGCCACAACTTCTGTTCAAAACCAGTACGACTGAACTGCTGATCGCGCCATTAGCACCGCTACATCAGCCTTAAACGGCATCAGGTTATGACGATATTTTTATAGCTCTGGAATAGCAATCCGGGTATTTTATTATTGGAGTTCTCACAAGAACTTCCGAAAGCATCCCCCATTCGAACTTTCAAATAGCCCTTCCAGCCAGCAAGTCGGCCGGGATACTTTACGCCTGAAGTAAGCATCCAAAGTTGCGGCGTCTACAGCCCTGCGACAATTGATATACGAGCAGGACACCGCAGGCACATCTTAAATGGTCAACCTTTAGAGGCAATTCCGGTATAAATGACAGCTGCTTTACTGAGCTAATTTTCTATTCCGCCCCCTTCTTTTATAATTACTCTTAATAGGAATATAATACTTAACTTTACGAAGCGCCAATTGAAAATCAATAACTTATATAAACCCCAGCATAATGAATGGGCAAGAAACGCTGTCGCTTGAAAGTGAAGCCGGATTCAAGGCTTTATTTCAATATGCTACTATTGGTATCCTGGTCATCAGCGGGGATGGAAGAATAGCTTTGTGTAACCCCTGTGCAGAAAAGCTATTTGGTTACGAAAAGGAGGAGCTAAACGGGCAGTTTGTCGAAATGTTGATGCCGGCCAGCTTCCGCAAAAACCATGTTCAGCACCGGGAAGGCTATTTTAGCCGCCCAAAAGCCCGGCCGATGGGTTACGGGCTCAGCCTGTCGGCCCGAAGAAAAGACGGGGAAGAATTCCCGGTTGAGATCAGTCTTGGGCATTACCAGTTAGGAGATGAGCAACTGGCGGTGGCCTTTATTACCGATATTACGG
The genomic region above belongs to Mucilaginibacter sp. KACC 22773 and contains:
- a CDS encoding YciE/YciF ferroxidase family protein, producing METTSTIATLRQLLDHQTGKFTSGELQLQKNLPVWINDTGSVQLRQVLQKYLDQVNVHIQQMDAFILEAQIISANRADPVMQSLTDETNEILGICRDIQVRDACLLACIQVINHYKISAYGTAAAFAGDLDLEKAAAIFYQMEINEKNIDDRLTQLAKYEINKEAKSPIQIPE
- a CDS encoding lysylphosphatidylglycerol synthase transmembrane domain-containing protein, with protein sequence MLIISDRRALAFILRKLNQFKWLRRFIAKASPLYLTKSKQKNWRALHEPKKPVAMAVLLQMGIITLDAITVFAILQGFHVMLNPCKVMFGLLLTLAIGSLPVSPGALIAYESAMTFFFTLLGVPVHAALIVTLLFRFFTFWLPMPAGLFLYRDLRRRQT
- a CDS encoding universal stress protein; translation: MKTILVLTDLSKNAGHAAESAAWLAEQLHAGLVLWHCYPKIPVMPGYAGGAMIARAMVGPVEGEEALHHALVELEDYITGTDGKYKPQLRAQYCEGSL
- a CDS encoding universal stress protein, with protein sequence MIVTGASTDCVADHVFFGSDTWKIIETANCPVLIVPPKAGLDQLNKVVFATDFETGDLEAIMYLEVLSNTLDFRTEIVHVTVNGDMDKAMMEKAAAFNEKLADLKRPVTYKEIRGKEVVSRLNRISKQTGADMLAMTHHQYSFFKKLFSDSIAKQELAHQRIPLLIFPINYRSS
- a CDS encoding AAA family ATPase — its product is MIVAVLGLPGSGKTYFAAALAARLNARLISSDTVRRQMNQNGRYDDLAKKAVYLEMISLMESGIADEQSVVLDATFYKANLRILFMEKAEELSLPIYFIEVRAAEATIKKRVAQRRPDSEAGFAAYQNVKQEFEALTGPHLVLFSDRRSLHQMLETATAYLYDHEDK
- a CDS encoding YciE/YciF ferroxidase family protein, encoding METIPSISCLRQLLDVDISRMKSAELQLKNTIISWVSNENSMPLRLLMNDYLDVVEKHIRLLEIFCKEEKISAYDLTNGVMKTYIAEAAEKLACCSCPEIKDACLLAAFQQINHYKISVYGTAAAFAGALRLQKAGLLFHQAELDEKDMDERLSYLAEHELNKKAIAPFALAS
- a CDS encoding baeRF3 domain-containing protein, producing MDTTLSPEIHEVIDAIHYRPALSLILPLEPHISLKTETAHIVKIAADNAEREMRRYYPEEQCQLIMRKLQSLTADLDIPAKKKGMAIYISPVFERVLYLDCPVTQQIIVDESFEIRDLLYNAKQDIKFLLLLLTGQESRFFLGDAVGLTPLPARMAGSIETEERDMPERISNFSDMTEHKRVTARKFLAHIDHELGDLVGEHQLPVLVLGTGGILGEFRKQSKYTASVIGYVSGNYDNTSMAALTELIEPHLDAWKITRQQQWIEQVEEAADQFRLAVGIREVWQAASEGKGKLLIVEKSYRFPAQHGVEPGTIEALTEPYNHFSYIRDAVDDVLEKVLGSGGDVVFTEDGALGRFGQVALIKYYE
- a CDS encoding Hsp20/alpha crystallin family protein, with the translated sequence MKTHAVTKLAEKAPSLFTDRMPALFEDFFRPWNELFDGHFLRRELNVPAVNITDHKNQYILSMSAPGLKKDDFKIDVDGDVLTISSEKEESKEEKDEKYTRKEYNYSSFSRSFTLPEGTDKEKVAAKYENGILKITVPHNHAVKSPSAKHIAVN
- a CDS encoding DUF998 domain-containing protein; the protein is MSRKVLLICGILSSLLYAALNVIVPSQWSAYHSASQTVSELSAIGAPTRTLWEWLCAPYTILVMAFAYGVWRAAEGNRPLRTAGRLLIAYGGLGLLWPFAPMHLRETLAAGGATYSDTLHIALGVVTEVLFLLALGFAAAAFGRAFRIYSIITFVVLLVFGILTFLEAPLVGRNQPTPFIGIWERINIGVFLIWVVVLAVVLLRKPNNITAIYTYNGRSTRLNNYTI
- a CDS encoding dienelactone hydrolase family protein, producing the protein MRLSLLQLPSNIDGEAFVDLTVKVMEIKYQGEVSIPAGNVRLKGELFIMKAAKAIIVFSHGGGSSRFSKRNQYVATYLRAHGFGTLLFDQLTPEEDQNYYNRFAIDLLKERLVSATIWLAKLPAAKDASIGYFGASTGAACALRAASQLHDRIFAVVCRGGRPDLAMEDLPVVEAPTLLIVGSLDPQVLEFNREAYQELQCEKHLEVVEDATHLFEEPGKLEKVGELAAQLKKYQNDSGIVLAVPRGAFPLLIRLPGS
- a CDS encoding phosphoribosyltransferase, producing the protein MTKKIGHPGNKEYAIGAASLSDHFVVPHRDVPDVYIQRELVAIRARLQEMYQKFMDGKTPEDISGKTVFVIDDGMATGNTIKATVKLLRKGQPGKIVVGVPVASKESIQKLANEADEIVALQIPEVFYGVGAFYENFSEVSDEEVTFYLDKFNRLRKAG
- a CDS encoding BON domain-containing protein, producing the protein MKTDIEIQKDVMDELKWGPFLNSSEIGVAVKNGIVTLSGIVDSYSKKLSAEKAAKKVAGVRAIAEDIQIGVSPSYRKTDAEVADAVFNALKWHSAVPEEKIKIKVEDGVVTLEGELEWEYQRVNARTAIQNLSGVRSVINLITIKPRLNPFELEQKIMAAFKRNATVDALKVNVSTSGNKVILTGKVRSFAESEDAEDVAWAAPGVYHVENKLTIEEPELVY